From Vairimorpha necatrix chromosome 9, complete sequence, one genomic window encodes:
- a CDS encoding DDE-TNP-IS1595 domain-containing protein — protein sequence MKIIKTAFFIDKKGYKCPSKKCKRKYLYCWVFSYTNYQAINFGQMAESTYNEFKNVLIDFISETPSRIEKIGGGNTRIQIDITAICNGLVIDNPSKHETLLEKFKKYILPGTIIVSDGYSSYPKAVANFGSVHELVNHSKGFVNGEGGHTNQIENFWSNLDHDYRKRSELNYNLSLNF from the exons atgaaaataattaaaacagCTTTTTTCATTGATAAGAAAGGGTACAAATGCCcaagtaaaaaatgtaaaagaaA GTACTTGTATTGTTGGGTCTTTTCATACACCAATTATCAAGCTATTAATTTTGGTCAGATGGCCGAGTCCACATacaatgaatttaaaaatgtattaataGATTTTATAAGTGAGACTCCTTCTAGAATTGAAAAGATAGGTGGAGGAAATACACGTATTCAAATTGATATAACGGCCATATGCAATGGTCTGGTGATTGATAATCCATC AAAACATGAAACTCTATTAgaaaagtttaaaaaatatatactCCCAGGAACTATTATTGTTTCTGATGGATATTCATCATATCCTAAAGCTGTGGCTAATTTTGGATCAGTACATGAATTAGTAAATCATAGTAAGGGATTTGTTAATGGAGAGGGTGGTCATACAAACCAGATTGAAAATTTCTGGTCCAACTTAGACCACgattatagaaaaagaaGTGAGTTAAACTATAATCTATctctaaatttttga